The following coding sequences lie in one Candidatus Nitrospira allomarina genomic window:
- a CDS encoding YaiI/YqxD family protein — protein MPIWVDADACPKVIKEILFRAADRTAVQVTLVANRLLYTPTSPYISAIQVADGFDVADSEIVKRLEAGDLVITADIPLAAEVIAKGGHALDPRGEMHSPDTIQARLMMRDFMETLRASGVETGGPSALSQRDRQLFAKHLDYYLTTLANQKDEKA, from the coding sequence ATGCCAATCTGGGTTGATGCCGATGCCTGCCCCAAGGTGATAAAGGAAATTTTATTTCGCGCCGCAGACCGGACGGCGGTCCAGGTGACGCTTGTCGCCAATCGCCTCTTGTATACCCCGACGTCACCCTATATTTCGGCCATCCAAGTCGCCGATGGATTTGATGTGGCGGATTCCGAAATCGTGAAAAGGCTCGAGGCCGGCGACCTGGTGATCACCGCTGACATTCCGCTTGCCGCCGAGGTGATTGCGAAGGGTGGGCATGCGCTTGATCCGCGCGGGGAGATGCATTCACCCGACACGATTCAAGCCCGCCTCATGATGCGGGACTTCATGGAGACCCTCCGGGCCAGCGGTGTCGAAACCGGTGGGCCGTCGGCCCTGAGTCAACGGGACCGGCAATTATTCGCCAAACATCTCGACTACTATTTAACGACCCTGGCCAACCAGAAAGATGAAAAAGCCTAG